From the Serinus canaria isolate serCan28SL12 chromosome 21, serCan2020, whole genome shotgun sequence genome, one window contains:
- the PRDM2 gene encoding PR domain zinc finger protein 2 isoform X2 produces MRDSKEGHKEEDETPSVSAVLSLEQTAVIQEMVNQDVLPKLMIPSPTHETQVVTEDKQGEAINCASDDLDDDEEEDEEEEDEEEIEDVNMPKENAEMPLICEEKLDSMEDQKSTSEDSPESSPKKKLVVKIPKAEGESNGDVQETFMFPCQHCERKFTTKQGLERHMHIHISTLSHAFKCRYCGKAFGTQINRRRHERRHEAGPKRKPFLTLTSSQHLDNVADNQVIVDDGLKDDLNVSSIVQDSVVLDSEKVSQEMSNSTFAEENKEPKELHPCKYCKKVFGTHTNMRRHQRRVHERHLIPKGVRRKGFFAEEPPLPTEPAPAVQSVYIASTEIEEEGEGDDVYLMDISSNISENLNYYIDGKIQSNSSTSNCDVIQMESNSADLYGLNCIISPVTVEISTNLKVTQTHVNEPPKEPSSSGSSESKKRRTASPPLVPKIKTEIDPEPITPTSSLNLPLSISTESLPFHKEKGVYLSSKLKQLLQTQDNKITPSSEIPKIGPSVTSSSVLPPVSSRFKRRTSSPPSSPQHSPVLRDFVKSGEGKTVWNDNIRSSKMPKLESHSNSPAWSLTGREDKETLSPHCFEEYKISKDWTAAPTFGNVCNQQPLDLSSGMKQRSDVKSKTQVPWESVLDLSVHKKPCSDAEIRECKENSTHPTCSGVKKKKPTTCMLQKVLLNEYNGTDTAPEQPGPDGAASPGTAPQPPAEPDADPAPSAASSTDTQPLSSSASPVPPVQPAAPAGCQLPPLLTPTNPPSPPPCLPVLTVATSPPPLLPTMPLPIPEVSASATNTSSCPSPLSNTTAQSPLPVLSPTVSPSPSPVPSVEPLISAASPGPPTLSSSSSSSSSSSFSSSSSSSSPSPPPLSVVSSVVSSADNLESSLPIIKQEEAESEQQKAREEPHTSGESGVVQETFNKSFVCNVCESPFLSIKDLTKHLSIHAEEWPFKCEFCVQLFRDKTDLSEHRFLLHGVGNIFVCSVCKKEFAFLCNLQQHQRDLHPDKECTHHEFESGTLRPQNFTDPSKANAEHMQNLPEDSLEPSKEEEDEDLNDSSEELYTTIKIMASGVKSKDPDVRMGLNQHYPSFKPPPFQYHHRNPMGIGVTATNFTTHNIPQTFTTAIRCTKCGKSVDNMPELHKHILACASASDKKRYTPKKNPVPLKQTVQPKNGMVVIAGPGKNAFRRMGQPKRLNFNVEISKMSSNKLKISALKKKNQLVQKAILQKKKSAQQKAELKTNPSETDSHICPYCNREFTYIGSLNKHASYSCPKKPISPSSKKNSSKKSAASSPASSDKGSNQRRRTADAEIKMQSTQPHLGKTRARTSGPAQLQLPSASFKSKQNVKFVPSMRSKKPNSSSSLRNSSPVRVSKMSHVDGKKTKVVSKNNSSGISSKASRKLHVRIQRNNKAVLPSKSAVASKKKADRFSVKSRERIGGPITRSLQQAANAEAAENKRDESSTKQELKDFR; encoded by the exons ATGAGGGATTCTAAAGAAG GTCACAAAGAGGAAGATGAAACGccttctgtttctgctgtgctgtctctGGAGCAAACAGCTGTGATCCAGGAGATGGTAAATCAAGATGTGCTTCCAAAGCTGATGATCCCCAGTCCCACCCACGAAACACAAGTGGTAACTGAAGACAAACAAGGAGAAGCAATAAACTGTGCATCAGATGATTTAGATGACGAtgaagaggaggatgaagaagaggaagatgaagaggaGATAGAAGATGTCAATATGcctaaagaaaatgctgaaatgccTTTGATATGTGAAGAAAAGTTGGACTCCATGGAAGACCAAAAGAGTACGTCAGAGGATTCTCCAGAAAGCTCTCCAAAGAAAAAACTCGTGGTGAAAATTCCAAAAGCAGAGGGGGAATCCAACGGTGATGTTCAGGAAACATTCATGTTTCCTTGCCAGCATTGTGAGAGGAAGTTTACAACAAAGCAAGGACTTGAGCGCCACATGCACATCCACATCTCCACCCTGAGCCACGCGTTCAAGTGCCGCTACTGCGGGAAAGCCTTCGGCACTCAGATCAACCGGCGCAGGCACGAGCGACGCCACGAGGCCGGGCCCAAGAGGAAACCATTCCTCACGCTGACGTCCTCACAACACTTGGATAATGTTGCTGATAACCAAGTGATTGTGGATGATGGTCTTAAAGATGACCTGAATGTTTCCAGTATTGTGCAAGACTCTGTTGTCTTGGATTCTGAGAAAGTTTCCCAGGAAATGTCAAACTCCACGTTTGCTGAGGAGAATAAGGAGCCCAAAGAATTGCATCCGTGCAAATACTGCAAGAAGGTTTTTGGTACTCACACCAACATGAGGAGGCATCAGCGTAGGGTTCACGAACGTCATCTTATTCCCAAAGGTGTCAGGAGAAAAGGGTTCTTTGCTGAAGAGCCACCTCTCCCaacagagccagccccagcagttcAGAGTGTGTACATAGCGAGCACAGAAATAGAAGAGGAAGGTGAAGGAGATGATGTCTATCTTATGGATATATCCAGCAATATCTCTGAGAATTTAAATTACTACATTGATGGTAAAATTCAGTCCAACAGCAGCACTAGCAATTGTGACGTGATTCAGATGGAGTCCAACTCTGCAGACTTGTATGGATTGAATTGTATAATCAGTCCTGTCACAGTGGAAATTTCCACAAATTTAAAGGTTACACAAACACATGTGAATGAACCTCCTAAGGAACCCTCTAGCAGTGGGAGCAGTGAATCCAAAAAGAGAAGAACTGCCAGCCCTCCTCTTgtaccaaaaataaaaactgaaatagaCCCAGAACCTATAACTCCTACTAGTTCTTTAAATCTTCCTCTTAGCATTTCAACAGAAAGCTTAccttttcataaagaaaaaggGGTTTATTTGTCATCAAAATTAAAGCAGCTTCTTCAGACACAGGACAATAAGATAACTCCATCAAGTGAAATCCCTAAAATAGGACCTTCTGTTACATCATCATCTGTTTTGCCTCCAGTTTCCAGCAGATTTAAAAGAAGGAccagctctcctcccagctctccacAGCACAGTCCAGTGCTTCGAGACTTTGTCAAATCAGGTGAGGGAAAAACTGTGTGGAATGACAATATTAGGAGTTCAAAAATGCCAAAGTTAGAAAGCCACAGCAACTCACCTGCTTGGAGCTTGACTGGAAGGGAGGACAAAGAGACTTTGAGCCCTCATTGCTTTGAAGaatataaaatttcaaaagaCTGGACAGCAGCTCCAACTTTTGGCAATGTGTGCAACCAGCAGCCCCTGGATTTATCCAGCGGTATGAAACAAAGGTCTGATGTCAAAAGCAAGACTCAGGTTCCCTGGGAGTCTGTTTTAGATCTAAGCGTGCATAAGAAGCCCTGCAGTGATGCTGAAATTAGGGAATGCAAAGAGAACTCCACACATCCAACGTGCAGTGGTGTTAAGAAGAAGAAGCCCACCACCTGCATGCTGCAGAAGGTTCTGCTGAACGAGTACAACGGGACGGACACAGCCCCGGAGCAGCCGGGCCCGGACGGCGCCGCcagccccggcacggccccgcaGCCTCCGGCTGAGCCCGACGCCGATCCTGCTCCCTCGGCAGCGTCTTCCACTGACACTCAgcccctcagctcctctgcttccccCGTGCCACCTGTGCAGCCTGCTGCAcctgctgggtgccagctgCCCCCGTTGTTAACACCCACCaaccccccctccccgccgcccTGCCTGCCCGTGTTAACTGTGGCCACGTCacctccccctctgctcccaacCATGCCCTTACCCATTCCAGAGGTCTCTGCCAGTGCCACTAACACTTCCTCCTGTCCCTCGCCACTCTCCAACACTACTGCCCAGTCCCCACTACCAGTTCTTTCACCTACAGTTTCTCCTTCGCCATCCCCTGTCCCTTCTGTTGAACCTcttatttctgctgcttctcctggccCCCCAACTCTgtcttcctcatcttcctcatcctcttcctcctctttctcatcctcttcctcctcatcgTCTCCATCTCCACCTCCTCTTTCTGTAGTTTCTTCTGTTGTTTCCTCTGCTGATAACCTTGAAAGTTCTCTCCCAATAATAAAACAGGAAGAAGCTGAAAGCGAGCAGCAGAAAGCGAGAGAAGAGCCTCACACTTCAGGTGAATCAGGAGTGGTGCAGGAAACCTTCAACAAGAGCTTTGTGTGCAATGTCTGCGAATCACCTTTCCTTTCCATTAAAGACCTAACGAAGCATTTATCCATTCATGCTGAAGAATGGCCCTTCAAATGTGAATTCTGTGTACAGCTTTTTAGGGATAAAACAGACTTGTCAGAACATCGCTTTCTGCTTCATGGAGTAGGGAATATCTTTGTTTGTTCAGTGTGTAAAAaggaatttgcttttttgtgcAATTTGCAACAGCATCAACGGGATCTCCATCCAGACAAAGAGTGCACTCATCATGAGTTTGAAAGTGGGACTTTGAGACCCCAGAATTTTACTGACCCCAGTAAGGCGAACGCAGAGCACATGCAGAACCTGCCAGAAGATTCTTTGGAACCTtcaaaagaggaggaagatgaagatCTGAATGATTCTTCTGAAGAGCTTTATACAACTATAAAAATAATGGCTTCTGGAGTGAAATCTAAAGATCCAGATGTCCGTATGGGCCTCAATCAACACTACCCAAGCTTTAAACCACCTCCATTCCAGTATCACCATCGTAATCCCATGGGGATTGGAGTTACTGCAACAAACTTCACAACCCATAATATCCCACAGACTTTTACTACTGCCATTCGATGCACAAAATGTGGAAAAAGTGTTGATAACATGCCTGAGCTACACAAACACATACTGGCCTGTGCATCTGCTAGTGATAAAAAGAGATACACAcctaaaaaaaatccagtcccCCTCAAACAGACAGTGCAGCCTAAGAATGGCATGGTGGTCATTGCTGGGCCTGGGAAGAATGCCTTCAGACGAATGGGTCAGCCTAAAAGACTCAATTTCAATGTGGAGATTAGCAAAATGTCCTCCAATAAACTCAAAATAAGTgcattgaaaaagaaaaaccagcttGTACAGAAAGCTATcctgcaaaaaaagaaatctgccCAGCAGAAGGCAGAACTGAAAACTAACCCATCTGAGACGGACTCTCACATCTGCCCCTACTGTAACAGAGAGTTCACTTACATTGGGAGTTTGAACAAACACGCCTCATACAGCTGCCCCAAAAAACccatctctccctcctccaAAAAGAATTCTTCCAAAAAAAGTGCAGCTTCTTCACCTGCAAGCAGTGACAAAGGCAGCAACCAGCGCAGGCGAACAGCAGATGCAGAAATCAAAATGCAGAGCACTCAGCCTCATCTGGGCAAGACCAGAGCACGAACCTCAGgacctgcacagctccagctcccctctgcctccttcAAATCCAAACAAAACGTTAAATTTGTACCTTCCATGCGATCTAAGAAGCCAAATTCATCTTCATCCTTGAGGAACTCTAGTCCTGTGAGAGTGTCTAAAATGTCCCATGTTGATGGGAAAAAAACTAAGGTGGTTTCTAAGAACAATTCCTCTGGAATCTCCAGCAAAGCCTCCCGGAAATTGCACGTCAGAATACAAAGGAATAATAAAGCTGTTTTGCCAAGTAAATCTGCTGTGGCAAGTAAGAAAAAGGCAGACAGGTTCAGTGTGAAATCTAGAGAGAGGATTGGAGGACCAATCACACGGagtctgcagcaggcagcaaatgcagaagcagcagaaaacaaaagagatgaAAGCAGTACAAAGCAAGAACTGAAAGATTTCAGGTAA
- the PRDM2 gene encoding PR domain zinc finger protein 2 isoform X1 encodes MNQSTTDSPVAVETLDDVPEHVLRGLPEDVRLFPSAVDKTRLGVWATKSILKGKKFGPFVGDKKKRSQVKSNVYMWEVYYPNLGWMCVDATDPEKGNWLRYINWARSGKEQNLFPLEINRTIYYKSLKPIAAGEELLVWYNGEDDPAIAAAIEEERASARSRRHSPKARRGKKKTQEGKNKGKKAADTKQKKTDLDSTSADMRDSKEGHKEEDETPSVSAVLSLEQTAVIQEMVNQDVLPKLMIPSPTHETQVVTEDKQGEAINCASDDLDDDEEEDEEEEDEEEIEDVNMPKENAEMPLICEEKLDSMEDQKSTSEDSPESSPKKKLVVKIPKAEGESNGDVQETFMFPCQHCERKFTTKQGLERHMHIHISTLSHAFKCRYCGKAFGTQINRRRHERRHEAGPKRKPFLTLTSSQHLDNVADNQVIVDDGLKDDLNVSSIVQDSVVLDSEKVSQEMSNSTFAEENKEPKELHPCKYCKKVFGTHTNMRRHQRRVHERHLIPKGVRRKGFFAEEPPLPTEPAPAVQSVYIASTEIEEEGEGDDVYLMDISSNISENLNYYIDGKIQSNSSTSNCDVIQMESNSADLYGLNCIISPVTVEISTNLKVTQTHVNEPPKEPSSSGSSESKKRRTASPPLVPKIKTEIDPEPITPTSSLNLPLSISTESLPFHKEKGVYLSSKLKQLLQTQDNKITPSSEIPKIGPSVTSSSVLPPVSSRFKRRTSSPPSSPQHSPVLRDFVKSGEGKTVWNDNIRSSKMPKLESHSNSPAWSLTGREDKETLSPHCFEEYKISKDWTAAPTFGNVCNQQPLDLSSGMKQRSDVKSKTQVPWESVLDLSVHKKPCSDAEIRECKENSTHPTCSGVKKKKPTTCMLQKVLLNEYNGTDTAPEQPGPDGAASPGTAPQPPAEPDADPAPSAASSTDTQPLSSSASPVPPVQPAAPAGCQLPPLLTPTNPPSPPPCLPVLTVATSPPPLLPTMPLPIPEVSASATNTSSCPSPLSNTTAQSPLPVLSPTVSPSPSPVPSVEPLISAASPGPPTLSSSSSSSSSSSFSSSSSSSSPSPPPLSVVSSVVSSADNLESSLPIIKQEEAESEQQKAREEPHTSGESGVVQETFNKSFVCNVCESPFLSIKDLTKHLSIHAEEWPFKCEFCVQLFRDKTDLSEHRFLLHGVGNIFVCSVCKKEFAFLCNLQQHQRDLHPDKECTHHEFESGTLRPQNFTDPSKANAEHMQNLPEDSLEPSKEEEDEDLNDSSEELYTTIKIMASGVKSKDPDVRMGLNQHYPSFKPPPFQYHHRNPMGIGVTATNFTTHNIPQTFTTAIRCTKCGKSVDNMPELHKHILACASASDKKRYTPKKNPVPLKQTVQPKNGMVVIAGPGKNAFRRMGQPKRLNFNVEISKMSSNKLKISALKKKNQLVQKAILQKKKSAQQKAELKTNPSETDSHICPYCNREFTYIGSLNKHASYSCPKKPISPSSKKNSSKKSAASSPASSDKGSNQRRRTADAEIKMQSTQPHLGKTRARTSGPAQLQLPSASFKSKQNVKFVPSMRSKKPNSSSSLRNSSPVRVSKMSHVDGKKTKVVSKNNSSGISSKASRKLHVRIQRNNKAVLPSKSAVASKKKADRFSVKSRERIGGPITRSLQQAANAEAAENKRDESSTKQELKDFR; translated from the exons CCAATCGCGGCGGGAGAGGAGCTGTTGGTGTGGTACAATGGCGAGGACGACCCGGCGATAGCGGCCGCGATCGAGGAGGAGCGAGCGAGCGCCCGCAGCCGCCGGCACTCCCCGAAGGCCCGCAGAG GAAAGAAGAAGACTCAGGAAGGTAAAAACAAGGGAAAGAAGGCAGCAgatacaaaacagaaaaagactGATTTGGATTCTACTTCTGCAGATATGAGGGATTCTAAAGAAG GTCACAAAGAGGAAGATGAAACGccttctgtttctgctgtgctgtctctGGAGCAAACAGCTGTGATCCAGGAGATGGTAAATCAAGATGTGCTTCCAAAGCTGATGATCCCCAGTCCCACCCACGAAACACAAGTGGTAACTGAAGACAAACAAGGAGAAGCAATAAACTGTGCATCAGATGATTTAGATGACGAtgaagaggaggatgaagaagaggaagatgaagaggaGATAGAAGATGTCAATATGcctaaagaaaatgctgaaatgccTTTGATATGTGAAGAAAAGTTGGACTCCATGGAAGACCAAAAGAGTACGTCAGAGGATTCTCCAGAAAGCTCTCCAAAGAAAAAACTCGTGGTGAAAATTCCAAAAGCAGAGGGGGAATCCAACGGTGATGTTCAGGAAACATTCATGTTTCCTTGCCAGCATTGTGAGAGGAAGTTTACAACAAAGCAAGGACTTGAGCGCCACATGCACATCCACATCTCCACCCTGAGCCACGCGTTCAAGTGCCGCTACTGCGGGAAAGCCTTCGGCACTCAGATCAACCGGCGCAGGCACGAGCGACGCCACGAGGCCGGGCCCAAGAGGAAACCATTCCTCACGCTGACGTCCTCACAACACTTGGATAATGTTGCTGATAACCAAGTGATTGTGGATGATGGTCTTAAAGATGACCTGAATGTTTCCAGTATTGTGCAAGACTCTGTTGTCTTGGATTCTGAGAAAGTTTCCCAGGAAATGTCAAACTCCACGTTTGCTGAGGAGAATAAGGAGCCCAAAGAATTGCATCCGTGCAAATACTGCAAGAAGGTTTTTGGTACTCACACCAACATGAGGAGGCATCAGCGTAGGGTTCACGAACGTCATCTTATTCCCAAAGGTGTCAGGAGAAAAGGGTTCTTTGCTGAAGAGCCACCTCTCCCaacagagccagccccagcagttcAGAGTGTGTACATAGCGAGCACAGAAATAGAAGAGGAAGGTGAAGGAGATGATGTCTATCTTATGGATATATCCAGCAATATCTCTGAGAATTTAAATTACTACATTGATGGTAAAATTCAGTCCAACAGCAGCACTAGCAATTGTGACGTGATTCAGATGGAGTCCAACTCTGCAGACTTGTATGGATTGAATTGTATAATCAGTCCTGTCACAGTGGAAATTTCCACAAATTTAAAGGTTACACAAACACATGTGAATGAACCTCCTAAGGAACCCTCTAGCAGTGGGAGCAGTGAATCCAAAAAGAGAAGAACTGCCAGCCCTCCTCTTgtaccaaaaataaaaactgaaatagaCCCAGAACCTATAACTCCTACTAGTTCTTTAAATCTTCCTCTTAGCATTTCAACAGAAAGCTTAccttttcataaagaaaaaggGGTTTATTTGTCATCAAAATTAAAGCAGCTTCTTCAGACACAGGACAATAAGATAACTCCATCAAGTGAAATCCCTAAAATAGGACCTTCTGTTACATCATCATCTGTTTTGCCTCCAGTTTCCAGCAGATTTAAAAGAAGGAccagctctcctcccagctctccacAGCACAGTCCAGTGCTTCGAGACTTTGTCAAATCAGGTGAGGGAAAAACTGTGTGGAATGACAATATTAGGAGTTCAAAAATGCCAAAGTTAGAAAGCCACAGCAACTCACCTGCTTGGAGCTTGACTGGAAGGGAGGACAAAGAGACTTTGAGCCCTCATTGCTTTGAAGaatataaaatttcaaaagaCTGGACAGCAGCTCCAACTTTTGGCAATGTGTGCAACCAGCAGCCCCTGGATTTATCCAGCGGTATGAAACAAAGGTCTGATGTCAAAAGCAAGACTCAGGTTCCCTGGGAGTCTGTTTTAGATCTAAGCGTGCATAAGAAGCCCTGCAGTGATGCTGAAATTAGGGAATGCAAAGAGAACTCCACACATCCAACGTGCAGTGGTGTTAAGAAGAAGAAGCCCACCACCTGCATGCTGCAGAAGGTTCTGCTGAACGAGTACAACGGGACGGACACAGCCCCGGAGCAGCCGGGCCCGGACGGCGCCGCcagccccggcacggccccgcaGCCTCCGGCTGAGCCCGACGCCGATCCTGCTCCCTCGGCAGCGTCTTCCACTGACACTCAgcccctcagctcctctgcttccccCGTGCCACCTGTGCAGCCTGCTGCAcctgctgggtgccagctgCCCCCGTTGTTAACACCCACCaaccccccctccccgccgcccTGCCTGCCCGTGTTAACTGTGGCCACGTCacctccccctctgctcccaacCATGCCCTTACCCATTCCAGAGGTCTCTGCCAGTGCCACTAACACTTCCTCCTGTCCCTCGCCACTCTCCAACACTACTGCCCAGTCCCCACTACCAGTTCTTTCACCTACAGTTTCTCCTTCGCCATCCCCTGTCCCTTCTGTTGAACCTcttatttctgctgcttctcctggccCCCCAACTCTgtcttcctcatcttcctcatcctcttcctcctctttctcatcctcttcctcctcatcgTCTCCATCTCCACCTCCTCTTTCTGTAGTTTCTTCTGTTGTTTCCTCTGCTGATAACCTTGAAAGTTCTCTCCCAATAATAAAACAGGAAGAAGCTGAAAGCGAGCAGCAGAAAGCGAGAGAAGAGCCTCACACTTCAGGTGAATCAGGAGTGGTGCAGGAAACCTTCAACAAGAGCTTTGTGTGCAATGTCTGCGAATCACCTTTCCTTTCCATTAAAGACCTAACGAAGCATTTATCCATTCATGCTGAAGAATGGCCCTTCAAATGTGAATTCTGTGTACAGCTTTTTAGGGATAAAACAGACTTGTCAGAACATCGCTTTCTGCTTCATGGAGTAGGGAATATCTTTGTTTGTTCAGTGTGTAAAAaggaatttgcttttttgtgcAATTTGCAACAGCATCAACGGGATCTCCATCCAGACAAAGAGTGCACTCATCATGAGTTTGAAAGTGGGACTTTGAGACCCCAGAATTTTACTGACCCCAGTAAGGCGAACGCAGAGCACATGCAGAACCTGCCAGAAGATTCTTTGGAACCTtcaaaagaggaggaagatgaagatCTGAATGATTCTTCTGAAGAGCTTTATACAACTATAAAAATAATGGCTTCTGGAGTGAAATCTAAAGATCCAGATGTCCGTATGGGCCTCAATCAACACTACCCAAGCTTTAAACCACCTCCATTCCAGTATCACCATCGTAATCCCATGGGGATTGGAGTTACTGCAACAAACTTCACAACCCATAATATCCCACAGACTTTTACTACTGCCATTCGATGCACAAAATGTGGAAAAAGTGTTGATAACATGCCTGAGCTACACAAACACATACTGGCCTGTGCATCTGCTAGTGATAAAAAGAGATACACAcctaaaaaaaatccagtcccCCTCAAACAGACAGTGCAGCCTAAGAATGGCATGGTGGTCATTGCTGGGCCTGGGAAGAATGCCTTCAGACGAATGGGTCAGCCTAAAAGACTCAATTTCAATGTGGAGATTAGCAAAATGTCCTCCAATAAACTCAAAATAAGTgcattgaaaaagaaaaaccagcttGTACAGAAAGCTATcctgcaaaaaaagaaatctgccCAGCAGAAGGCAGAACTGAAAACTAACCCATCTGAGACGGACTCTCACATCTGCCCCTACTGTAACAGAGAGTTCACTTACATTGGGAGTTTGAACAAACACGCCTCATACAGCTGCCCCAAAAAACccatctctccctcctccaAAAAGAATTCTTCCAAAAAAAGTGCAGCTTCTTCACCTGCAAGCAGTGACAAAGGCAGCAACCAGCGCAGGCGAACAGCAGATGCAGAAATCAAAATGCAGAGCACTCAGCCTCATCTGGGCAAGACCAGAGCACGAACCTCAGgacctgcacagctccagctcccctctgcctccttcAAATCCAAACAAAACGTTAAATTTGTACCTTCCATGCGATCTAAGAAGCCAAATTCATCTTCATCCTTGAGGAACTCTAGTCCTGTGAGAGTGTCTAAAATGTCCCATGTTGATGGGAAAAAAACTAAGGTGGTTTCTAAGAACAATTCCTCTGGAATCTCCAGCAAAGCCTCCCGGAAATTGCACGTCAGAATACAAAGGAATAATAAAGCTGTTTTGCCAAGTAAATCTGCTGTGGCAAGTAAGAAAAAGGCAGACAGGTTCAGTGTGAAATCTAGAGAGAGGATTGGAGGACCAATCACACGGagtctgcagcaggcagcaaatgcagaagcagcagaaaacaaaagagatgaAAGCAGTACAAAGCAAGAACTGAAAGATTTCAGGTAA